The following nucleotide sequence is from Gemmatimonadota bacterium.
ACCCCGGATCACGCCGACCCGGGCCAGGCAGTATCGATTCGAGCGCGGGTCAGTGATGCCGGATACTTCGACGTCAACGATGCGGTGGTCTCCGCTCAGGTCACTACGCCTGGTGGCGTGCAGCGCGATGTTCCTCTCGAGTGGACCCTTCACGATGACGGGTCGTACGCGGGGCAGTTCGTCGCCGAACAGCTCGGCCAGTACGAGCTCACGGTCATGGCACATCGCGGAGCTGATACGATGCGCTCGACGGTATCGGCGCTAGTCGCTGATACGACTGCAGCTGATGTAGGCCGGGCGGAGTTGCGCACCGGGCTGCTCACGCGCCTCGCCGAGGCCACCGGCGGGCGCTACTACCCGCTCAGCGACGTCTCCCGGCTGGTTCGGGATGTTGAGTTCACTTCGGCCGGTATCGCAGCGCGCGATGCGCACGACCTCTGGGACATGCCGATCGTGCTGATCGTGCTGGTGTTGTTGCTCGGTGCCGAGTGGGGCTTCCGCCGCTATCGGGGACTCGCGTGAAGTCCGGCGTGCTCGCTGGTGCGCTGCTGGCGCTGATGACTGGGCCACTCGCGGCCCAGGCGACTCACTTGCTGGTGGTGACCGGCCTCAGTGGTGAGCCAGGGTATGCCGCACAGTTCCAGGCCGCGGCCGATCGGATCGTCGAGGCGGCCCACACGTCCTGGAAGCTGGCGGACTCATCGATCTGGCTGCTCACCGAAGCAGGGCCGGCGCAGCCTATTGCGATGCGGGGGCGCTCGACGCGTGAGGGTGTGACTGCAGCGGTCTCGGCGCTGGCTCGTCGTGCCGCGCCAGGCGATATCGTGCTCATCGTGCTGATCGGTCACGGTAGCGGCGAGGGGACGACGTCACGCGTCGACTTGCCGGGGCCTGATGTCACCGCAGCGGAATATTCCCGCCTGCTCGAGAATTTCGCGAAGCAGAAGGTCGTGTTCGTCGTGGCCGCGAGTGCGAGTGGCGACTTCGTCCCGGTGGTCGCCGGGGCCCAGCGGGTCATCATCACGGCGACGAAGGTGTCCTCCGAACGGAATGAATCACGCTTCGCGGAGGAGTTTGCCCGCGGACTGGGAACCGGCGAAGCCGATGCCGACAAGGACGGCCGGATCACGGTGCTCGAGGCCTTCTCGTTCGCTCGATCCACCGTCCGCGCTTACTACGACACCAAGCAACGTTTGCTGAGTGAGCACGCGCAGCTGGACGATGACGGTGACGGGAAGGGAAGCGATAATCCGGCCGCAGCATCGAGTGGGGACGGCGGGCTCTCACGCCAGATCAGTTTTGGTCCGCCACGCGGTAGCAGTGACCCTCGCCTTGCCGCACTGGCGGGGGAACGGCAGCGGATCGAGAGTGATGTTGCCGCTCTCCGGGCGCGCAAGGCAACGACCGATTCGCTCGTCTACGACGGGGAACTCGAGCGACTCCTCCTCCTGCTCGCCGAGAAGACGCGCGAGCTCCGCGCCCTTGAACGGAGTGGTCCGCCGTGAGGGCGTGGGTAACGGCGCTATCGGCCGGCGCCGCCCTGGCCTCGAGTGCGAGCGCGCAAGCGCCAACCCTCGCAGCGGCCGATTCGCTCTGGGCTCGGGGTCGACTCGCCGCCGCAGACTCCGCGTTCAGCGCAGTGGCGAAGAGCGATGGCCCGGCCCACCGGGTCGCAACGGTGTCGCTCGCGGAGATCGCCGAGCAGACCGGGCGGCGAGATCGCGCGCAACTACTGGCGACGACCATCACGACCGAATACGAACGCAATGGTGGCAACGGCTGGAGCGCGAACGATCTCGTGGCCCTCGGCCGCGCCTGGGTGCTCCTGAGCGCGGCGCGACCTGATGCGGTGCGCCAGGCACTCGCGGCGTTTGACGCGGCGGCGGCACGGGATGCAGGCAACACTGATGCACCGCTCAGGGCCGCGGACCTCCTGCTCGACAAGTTCAACGCACCGGATGCCAAGGAAGGCTTCACCGCCGTGGCGCGGCGCAATCCCGCGAACGCCCGGGCACAGTTGGGCCTCGCGCGCGTGATGGTGTTCGAAGGAAAACCCGAAGCGACCAACGCGACCGAAAAGGCGCTGGCGCTCGATTCGACCCTGGTGCCTGCAGCGCTTCTGCTCTCCCGATTGCACCTGGAAGCCGAGCGCTACGATACGGCCGCGGCCCTCGCTCGGCGCGCGGTGGCATGGGATGCCTCGGCGGTCGGTGGCTGGGCGCTGCTCGGCACCATCGCCTGGCTGCACGGCGACACGGCAGCGTTCAACCGTGCGCAAGCCGCCGCCCAGGCAATCAACCCGAATTCGGCCGAATTTCTGGCCGAGGTGGCCGAGGCCGCGGCCCGACACCGACGATACGGCGATGCTGCGCGGTTCGGGGCGATGGCGGTGGCCCGCGATTCGAATTCGACCCGGGCCCTCGCCGTGCTCGCGACCAACGAACTGCGGCTGGGGCAGATGCCAAGCGGGCGTCGCCACGCCGAGCGCGCCTTTGCCCTCGACCCGTACAATCTCTGGCAGAAGAACACGCTCGATCTGCTTGATGCGATGCAGACGTTTGTGACCATCGAGTCGCCTCGCTTCCGGGTGATCGCGCCGCCGCAGGATGCGGAGTTCCTGCGACTCTATCTGGTGCCACTGCTGGAGCAGGCGTACGACACGCTCGCATTACGCTACGACTACCGCCCACCGACACCGGTGCGACTGGAAGTATTCCGGCGCCACGCCGACTTCTCTGTGAGAACGGTTGGTCTCACCGGGCTTGGTGCGCTCGGCGTGTCGTTCGGGGGCGTGCTCGTGATGGACGCGCCGGCGTCTCGGCCGCCGGGCGAATTCAACTATGCCTCGACGGCCTGGCACGAGTTGACCCACACCTTCACGCTGGGGCTGTCGGACAATCGAGTCCCGCGCTGGATCTCAGAAGGACTTTCCGTGCTCGAGGAGCGTCGGACCCATCGTGGCTGGGGAGCCGATGTGAGTCCCGAGTTCCTTGCGACCTTCAAGGCGGGGCGACTGCGGCCGGTGAGCGAGATCAACGAAGGGCTGGTGCGTCCGCGCCACTCGGCGGAGATCGGCTTTAGCTATTACGAGGCTTCGCTCGTCTGCGAAATGATCGAGACGGAGTTCGGAGCGGAGGCACTACGGGCCTTGCTACGTGCGTTCCGCGACGGCCGTGACACTCCTGTAGCGTTCCTGCAGGTGTTGAAGCTGACGCCAGCCGCGCTGGAGCAGCGCTTCTCCAGCTATGTGAAGACCAAATTTTCGGTCGCGCTCGCCAGTATTGACCCGTGGGATGGTAGCGGCCCGCCGACCGGCGAATTCGTGACGACGCTTGCGGCTGCGCACCAGGCGGCCGGGGCGGGGCAAATCGTAGTGGCGCGTCAACTCTTCGAGCGCGCCGACAAGCTCTTTCCGGGGTATGCCGGGCCCGATGCACCGGCGATCGCCCTCGCAGTTCTCGACAGCAGCAACGCCCTCGCGGCAGCCGCGCGACTCGCGACGGTGACTTCGCGCAATGAGACCGCACTCGAAGCGAACCAGCTTGAAGCGCGTCTGCGACTTCGCGGCGGAGATGTGGCGGGGAGTGCTGCGGCGCTGGAACGGCTGATCTACATCGATCCGCTCAATCCGACCGTGCACCAGGAACTCGCCGAGCTGGCTGAACGTCTGATCGACTGGCCCCGTGCGGCGCGCGAGCGGCGCGCGATCCTGGCGCTGGGGCCCGCCGATCGTGCCGAGGCGCGGTATCAGCTGGCACGGGTGCTCGCGAAGTCCGGCGATCGGCCGGGTGCCCGTCGGGAAGTGCTGCAGTTGCTGGAACAGGCGCCGGGATTCGAAAAGGCACAGGAGCTCCTGCTCGAGCTGCGTGGAGCCACACCATCGGGAGGGGCGCAATGATTCGGGGAGCGTTTGTCGGGATGCTGGCGGCCTTGGCCGTGGCGTCAACCGCGTCAGCGCAGGGGCGCGGTCGCAACCCACCGGTCACCATCGAGGACAATGCGCCGTACGATGGCCAGTTCACGTTCGCGCGGATTCGCTACACCCAGGCACTGAGCGGCGGCTTCGGATTCGGGGGCGGGCGAGGGCCCACCTGGCTGCACGACTATCCTCGGGGCGAGCGACACTTCGCGAAGATCCTCAGCGAACTGGGCACCATCCGGGCCCGGATCGGTGGCAGCGTGATCCTCGCTCTCGATGACCCGACGATTTTCAAGTACCCGGTGATCTACATGTGCGAGCCGGGGTACTGGAGTCCCAACGACGCCGAGATCAAGGGGCTTCGGAGCTATCTGCTCAAGGGTGGCTTCATGATCTTCGATGACTTCCGGGGCAGGGACTGGGACAACTTCGAAGAGCAGATGCGCGCGGTCCTCCCCAAGGCCCGGTTGATTCCCGTGCCGGAGTCGCATCCGATCTACGATTCGTTCTATCGCATCAATCCGAAGCTGGTCGTGCCGCCGTACGGCAACTTTCCACCAGAGTTCTACGGGATTTTCGAGAACAACGATCCGAATGGCCGCCTGATGGTGATGGTGAACTACAACAACGACATCTCCGAATACTGGGAATGGTCCGATGAAGGGCTCTTTCCGATCGGTCCGTCCAATGAAGCGTACAAACTCGGCGTGAACTACGTAGTCTATGCTCTCACCCACTGACCCAAAGGACCACGCGTGACCACCACTCCTTCACCGACCGGACTCGATCGCCTCGATGATGCGGCCCTCGCCGAGCGACTTCACGCTGCGAGTGGACGGATCGCCTCCGAGCTCCGCAAGGTCATCGTCGGTCAGGATGCTGTCGTCGAGCAGGCGTTGATTGCACTCTATGCCGGCGGTAACTGTCTGCTGGTCGGCGTCCCGGGTCTGGCCAAGACTTTGCTGGTGCATTCCCTGGCCCGCGCGCTCGACTTGCGCTTCAACCGGATCCAGTTCACGCCCGACCTGATGCCCTCCGACGTCACAGGCACCGACGTCATTCAGGATGATCCGGCAACCGGGAAGCGTGGCCTCGCGTTTCTCCCCGGTCCGATCTTCGCGAACGTGCTCCTCGCCGACGAAATCAACCGGACGCCACCCAAGACGCAGGCCGCACTGCTGGAGGCGATGCAGGAGCGACGGGTGACGGTGCAGGGGCGGACTTATGATCTCGAGCCGCCGTTCTTCGTCTTCGCCACGCAGAACCCGATCGAGCTCGAGGGGACCTATCCGCTTCCGGAAGCGCAGCTCGATCGCTTCATGTTCGAGGTGTTGCTCGACTATCTCCCCGAGGAGGATGAGGTGGAGGTGGTCCGGGCCACGACGTCCATTCCGCCCGAGGCGATCACGCCGGTCGTTTCTCGCGAGGAGATTCTTGCCTTCCAGCGCGTGGTGCGACGCGTACCGGTTGCCGATGTCGTAGTGCGGTACGCCGTCAAGCTGGTGCGGATGACACGACCGACCTCCGAGGGTTCGCCTGATTTCATCCGGCAGTGGCTCGCCTACGGCGCGTCGGTGCGTGCCGCGCAGGCGCTCATTCTTGGCGGCAAGGCGCGCGCGCTGGTGCAGGGGAGGACCCATGTGGAGTTCGAGGACGTGCGAGCGCTGGCGCGGCCGGTCTTCCGTCATCGCATTCTTCGGAATTTCCAGGCCCAATCCGAACGGGTGACGCCGGATGATCTTGTCGAACGCTTGCTGAAGGTTGTCCCGGTGCCTTCGTCGGGATTGTGAGCCTCAGGTGACCGGGATCGCCCCAGCCACCCTCCTCGACCCTGGTGTGCTAGCGCGCATCGGCGACTTGTCGCTGCTCGCGCGCACGGTCGTCGATGGTTTCCTGCACGGGCTGCATCGCTCGATGCGGATCGGATCCTCTTTCGACTTCGCCGAGCATCGTTCGTATCAGCCTGGCGACGACCTCAGGCGGATCGACTGGCGCCTTTTCGGGCGAACGGACAAGTACTTCCTGAAGACCTATGAAGCCGACACCAATGCAGACGTGCTCTTCGTGGTCGATGTCTCCGCCTCGATGGACTACGGCAGCGGGCCGGTCACCAAGTTTGCCTACGCCCGCTTCCTCGCCGCGTCACTCGCCTGGCTAGCGCAGCGGCAGGGCGATCGCGTCGGCCTCGCGACAATCGGTGGCGACCTGGTCGACGTGGTGCCTTCGTCGACGCGACATCTGCAACTGATTCTGCATACCCTTGCGCGCACTGTGCCGGGCGGGGCCGGGCAGTTGCCCAGGGGGCTGGAGCGGGTCGCCCGATTCCGGGGGCGATCCGGGGTCGTGGTCGTCATCTCCGATTGTTACGAAGAACCTCCGGTGCTGGAGAAGACTCTCGGCGCCTTGCGCGCGCGGGGACACGATGTCGTGGTGTTCCATATTCTCGATCCGGCCGAGCGCGACCTGCCGTGGGAAACAGCTGTGACCTTCGAGGACGCGGAGAGTGGCGAGCGACTGCCGCTGCTTCCCGAGGAGTTGCGGCCGAAGTATCACGCGCTGATGGCGGCGCACCAGCAGGCGCTGCGCGATGGTCTTGCGCGCAACCGGGTTGACTATGTCCCGGTCACGACCGATCAGCCGCTCGATGCGGCATTGCACAGTTACCTCGACCGGCGGATGCTCGCCGCGCGGCTCCGCTGATGCCATTCGGCTTTCTGCTGCCGGCATTCCTCGCGGGGCTCGCGGCGCTTGCCGTTCCGATTGTCCTGCACTTGCGGCAGCGGGAGCGGGAGAAGCCGCAACCCTTTCCCTCACTGATGTTCCTCTCGCGCATTCCGATCCGGACGGCGCAACGGCGGCGAATCACCGATTGGCCACTCTTGCTGTTGCGGGCCCTGGCGCTGGCGCTCCTGATCGCGGCATTCGCGAGGCCCCTGCTGCGGGGCGGCGCGACTGCGACAGGCGCGCCGGGACGCAACGTCGTCATCCTGCTCGACCGGTCGCTCAGCATGGGGCACCGTGAGAGTTGGAACCCCGCCCGGGATTCGGCACATCGGGTGATTGCGGCGTTGTCGCCACGAGATCGAGTTGCGCTGGTGACTTTCGACGAAGAGGCTTCAGTCCCCCAGCCCTTCACGACAGATCACGCTGCCGCGGCGGCGGCGCTCGATCGACTCGTACCAGGTGCCCGTGGGACGCACTACGCCGCCGCATGGCGTGCCGCGCGACAGTTGCTCGGCAGCGATTCGACCGCCGCGGCAGAACTGGTGATGATCACTGATCTGCAACTGGCTGGTGGCGGCGCACCTGAAGGGGTCGCGCTGCCGGCTGGTGTGACGCTCCGTACCATCGCTGTCGGCCCGGCGACGGCGGCCAATAGTGCCGTTGCAAGTGTTGAAATCGAGCAACGTGCGGGTGATGGGCGCGGGAGTGTCGTTGTTGCGGCGCGGATTCGTAGCTTCTCCCTGCCATCGCCGCGGAAGGTCAAGGTGACGCTCACGCTTGGTGGCCGGATCTCCGGCACGCGCGACGTGACCCTTCCGGTAAACGGCAGCACTCGCGTTGCCTTTGATCCGGTGCCGCTACCGGCCGGCGATCTGCCAGTGAGTGTCGCCACCGAGCCGGACGCACTCGCTGCGGACGACGTGCTCAATGCGGTCATTCCAGCCGAAGCGGCACGGCGAGTCATTCTGGTGACGTCACCGGATGCGGCAGCGGAGGAAACAGCGTTCCTCGAGCGAGCGCTGACCATCGGCACCGACCCGAGGATCGCGATCGAACGCCGGATCTCCGGCACGATCGATCCCGTCGGATTGCGCGGTGCAGCCGCCGTGATTCTCTACGATGTCGCCCCGCCCTCCGGAGCGGGAGGCGCGGCGCTCAGTGCCTGGGTCGCGGCCGGCGGTGGCGTGGTGATCGCAACCGGGCCTCGACTCGCAGCGCGCGGCATCGACGGTGCCTTCTCACCCGGCCGGCTGCGAGGCATTGCTGATCGTAGCGCCGAGCGAGGTGGTTCGCTGGGTGAACTGGTGGAGGAGCATCCGATCTTCAGCGCCTTCCGCGGTGGCGCAACCGCAGCGCTCGGAAGCGCCCGGTATCTTCGCTACGCACGGGTCGAAGCGCAGTCGGGGGCCCGGGTGCTCGCGCGCTTTGATGACGGACTCCCGGCACTCCTCGAGCGCCGGGAGCAGTCGGGAAGGGTCTTGCTGGTGGCGGCACCACTCGACGATCGCGCCGGCGACTTCCCTCGTCAGCCTGCCTTCCTCCCCTTCGTGCGCCGGCTGGTGCTCTATGCGGCGGGCGGCGACGGCGCACCACTCTGGCATACCACCGGCGCGGCCTGGCGACCTGGCCTCGCCATTCCCGACATGGTGGTCGCGTCCCCTTCGGGTGAACTGCTGCGTCCGGATAGCGCCCACGGTGGCGCGATTGTCCTGACCGAAGCTGGTGTCTATTCGGCCTATCGCGAACGCGCGGTCGGGGCACCCGCGGCAATCGTCGCCGCGAACGCGCCAGCCGGAGAGTCCGACCTTACGCGGCTGAAGGCAACGGATCTGCTCCTTGGTGTTGCGGACAGCAACGCCACGGCTGCCACGCGCGGACCACCGACATCGGCCGAGCTGGAACAGCGCCAGCAACTCTGGCGAATCTTTCTGATGGTTGTCGCACTATTGCTGCTGGTCGAAACGTGGCTGGTGGGTCGTGGCTGGCGCGCGAGCGCCGGTCGCATCGTTACCGTGCCTGATGGAGGTGCCGAGTGAGCAACATCGACGCTGGAGCGCTGCGCCAAGCCCTCGCTCATCTGCGCGGGCATCGTCGACGTCGACTCCTGCTCGAAGGGGCAGTGGCCGTCGCGGTTGCTGTGCTGCTGGCATTGGGTGCGGGGCTCCTGTTGAGTGAGTTGCTGGGTGGTGGTCCTGCTGCCACGCTCGCGGTGCGAGTCGTGGGCTGGCTCCTCCTCGCGGCCGCTGTGATTCGTTTCGTGATGTTGCCGGTGGGCCGACGGGTCGACGATGACCGCCTCGCGCTCTACGTCGAAGAACACGCCCCCGAGGTGC
It contains:
- a CDS encoding DUF4159 domain-containing protein, which produces MIRGAFVGMLAALAVASTASAQGRGRNPPVTIEDNAPYDGQFTFARIRYTQALSGGFGFGGGRGPTWLHDYPRGERHFAKILSELGTIRARIGGSVILALDDPTIFKYPVIYMCEPGYWSPNDAEIKGLRSYLLKGGFMIFDDFRGRDWDNFEEQMRAVLPKARLIPVPESHPIYDSFYRINPKLVVPPYGNFPPEFYGIFENNDPNGRLMVMVNYNNDISEYWEWSDEGLFPIGPSNEAYKLGVNYVVYALTH
- a CDS encoding MoxR family ATPase, whose amino-acid sequence is MTTTPSPTGLDRLDDAALAERLHAASGRIASELRKVIVGQDAVVEQALIALYAGGNCLLVGVPGLAKTLLVHSLARALDLRFNRIQFTPDLMPSDVTGTDVIQDDPATGKRGLAFLPGPIFANVLLADEINRTPPKTQAALLEAMQERRVTVQGRTYDLEPPFFVFATQNPIELEGTYPLPEAQLDRFMFEVLLDYLPEEDEVEVVRATTSIPPEAITPVVSREEILAFQRVVRRVPVADVVVRYAVKLVRMTRPTSEGSPDFIRQWLAYGASVRAAQALILGGKARALVQGRTHVEFEDVRALARPVFRHRILRNFQAQSERVTPDDLVERLLKVVPVPSSGL
- a CDS encoding DUF58 domain-containing protein; translation: MTGIAPATLLDPGVLARIGDLSLLARTVVDGFLHGLHRSMRIGSSFDFAEHRSYQPGDDLRRIDWRLFGRTDKYFLKTYEADTNADVLFVVDVSASMDYGSGPVTKFAYARFLAASLAWLAQRQGDRVGLATIGGDLVDVVPSSTRHLQLILHTLARTVPGGAGQLPRGLERVARFRGRSGVVVVISDCYEEPPVLEKTLGALRARGHDVVVFHILDPAERDLPWETAVTFEDAESGERLPLLPEELRPKYHALMAAHQQALRDGLARNRVDYVPVTTDQPLDAALHSYLDRRMLAARLR
- a CDS encoding BatA domain-containing protein, producing MPFGFLLPAFLAGLAALAVPIVLHLRQREREKPQPFPSLMFLSRIPIRTAQRRRITDWPLLLLRALALALLIAAFARPLLRGGATATGAPGRNVVILLDRSLSMGHRESWNPARDSAHRVIAALSPRDRVALVTFDEEASVPQPFTTDHAAAAAALDRLVPGARGTHYAAAWRAARQLLGSDSTAAAELVMITDLQLAGGGAPEGVALPAGVTLRTIAVGPATAANSAVASVEIEQRAGDGRGSVVVAARIRSFSLPSPRKVKVTLTLGGRISGTRDVTLPVNGSTRVAFDPVPLPAGDLPVSVATEPDALAADDVLNAVIPAEAARRVILVTSPDAAAEETAFLERALTIGTDPRIAIERRISGTIDPVGLRGAAAVILYDVAPPSGAGGAALSAWVAAGGGVVIATGPRLAARGIDGAFSPGRLRGIADRSAERGGSLGELVEEHPIFSAFRGGATAALGSARYLRYARVEAQSGARVLARFDDGLPALLERREQSGRVLLVAAPLDDRAGDFPRQPAFLPFVRRLVLYAAGGDGAPLWHTTGAAWRPGLAIPDMVVASPSGELLRPDSAHGGAIVLTEAGVYSAYRERAVGAPAAIVAANAPAGESDLTRLKATDLLLGVADSNATAATRGPPTSAELEQRQQLWRIFLMVVALLLLVETWLVGRGWRASAGRIVTVPDGGAE